The Ovis aries strain OAR_USU_Benz2616 breed Rambouillet chromosome 11, ARS-UI_Ramb_v3.0, whole genome shotgun sequence genome window below encodes:
- the CCDC182 gene encoding coiled-coil domain-containing protein 182, which produces MEPLYQSGSILMKVNTLQGKKMVESGLQSGDFSLPSSWSSSLLPPADLEILQQKVAGMQRELEDFKKEALRAIRYLEDAFCEMNGALVQQEEQAARVKQRLREEEDRGVVRNKVLTFLLPREKQLREHCKRLEFLLLGRGRDPPSIPRKIQAN; this is translated from the coding sequence ATGGAGCCCCTCTATCAGTCAGGTTCCATTCTTATGAAGGTGAACACTTTACAAGGGAAGAAGATGGTGGAGAGCGGCCTCCAGTCTGGGGACTTCTCGCTGCCCTCATCGTGGTCCTCCAGCCTCCTGCCGCCGGCCGACCTAGAGATCCTGCAGCAGAAGGTGGCCGGGATGCAGCGAGAGCTGGAGGACTTCAAGAAGGAGGCGCTCAGGGCCATCCGCTACCTGGAAGACGCCTTCTGCGAGATGAACGGGGCCCTGGTGCAGCAGGAGGAGCAGGCGGCCCGCGTGAAGCAGCGGCTGCGGGAGGAGGAGGACCGTGGCGTCGTGCGGAACAAGGTCCTCACCTTCCTGCTGCCCCGGGAGAAGCAGCTCCGGGAGCACTGCAAGCGGCTGGAGTTCCTGCTGCTGGGCCGGGGCCGCGACCCCCCGAGCATCCCCAGGAAGATCCAGGCCAACTGA